The window AAAAAATAAACAGAGACGAAGCCTTACCCTATATAGAAGCTGCCAAAAAACATATTTCCATAATTGAACCTGAAAACAGAGGCGGCAAGATCTGTCGCAGGCCCTGGAACACCTGTTTTGTTAACTTAAATGGAGACGTAACCCTGTGCTGTTTTGGCAGTCCTGTGGTCGGCAATTTAAACAAAAAAAGTTTTAATGACATCTGGTTTGGAAAAGCGGCGACCCAAATACGGGAAACAGTCAATACTGACAAAGAGATACCTGCATGCAGAAACTGCACAGTAAAATAACTTCATTATGGTAACAAAAGCAAAACCAATTCGCGTTGTCCACTTTTCCGTAACCCCCCTTGCCGGTGCCCCGATCCGTCTGGTCCAGGCCTTGAACCGGTTAACAGATGTCAATGCACGGCTTGTGGATTTGGAAAGCTTCGGACTTTACGACCACGATCTGATCTTCTCCGAAAACCCCGGAGAAGCCCAGCGCCTTGCCAACGAGGCAGATATCCTACATCTGCACAACTACCTGGATTGTGAATCCAGGCAGTTTACTCCAATTGATTTTAGAGTGTTGCTAAAGGCCGGCAAACGTATCATACGCCACTTTCACTCCACATCCGATTGGATAGCCGAGCAGATGGGCATCACGGAAGAAAAACTGCTCGGATGCCCCCTGCCCTCTCTGGTCATCGCCCAGTACCCAGAACGGTTCTTTCCCAAATCCCGCGTGGTGCCCAACCTGATTCCGCATTCCGATCCACTTTATTCACCGCGCTTGAATCATGAACCTGAATTCGACATTTTTTTCAGCCCAACAAAAACTGCAGGGGCGTTTGAGCGGCGTTGGGACACCAAGGCCGCTCCGGAAGTGACCGAGCTGATCCACCAAGTCGCAGCTCGCACCGGATGTACCTTTAAGATCATGTCTGGCCGGCCTCTCAAGGAAGTTCTCAAGGCAAAACAACAATCTCGGATCGTCATCGATGATCTGGCCACCGGGAGCTATCATTTAACCGGCCTTGAAGGCCTATCTCAGGGTAAGCCGGTATTAAGTTTTATTGATGAACGCAACCTTTCTTTGCTTCGGTTCGTTTCGGGCTCGGACCACTGCCCCTTTATAAATGTACGCCTGGAAGATGCCAAAACAGTTCTACTCCATTTGCTTGAGAATCCAGCCGAATGTGAAGAGATCGGACAATCCGGCCGCAACTGGCTTCTAAAACACTGGAACGAGGCCGATTTAATCCAAGCCTTCCAGCAAGTCTACACTGATCTTATCAACGAGCCTTCTACAGTTAAACGACAGCCGGAACTTAATTTGACAGAGAAAGACAGGCGGTTTCACAATCTGATTCTTCCGGATTTAATCTTTAAAGCACGAAGAAGTAATATACGACATTAATACCTTTTGAATTACCTCGCCATAGTGACTATTGACGACAATGATTTAAATACTTAATTACACGTTTGAATATGATAACTTAAAATCTGATTTCTGATAAAGAGATGTGAAATGGAAAGATATAATTACGATGAATTAAGACGCAGAATATCCGGCCCTGTATATCCTGTTCCACCAGCGTTTACATCTGATGGTAATTTAGACTTGGACGCAGTTGGTGAATATGTAAAATTTCTTTGCAGAGAAGGAGCCAATGCACTCATGGTGACCGCAGGTACCAGTCGCCTTAATCTTCTCTCGCCAGAAGAAATCATAGCACTAAATCGAAAGGTCACGGAAGAATCCAAAGAGAATATCTTAGTTATTGCCGGAACGCCACCTTATGGATCAATTCAAGTGGCATTGGAAATTATTGACGCTGCCCAACAAGATAATTGTGATGGCGCTCTGGTCTATTTCCCTGATAGGCACTACTCGGACGACTCTGTTTTTTCATATTATTTGAAGATATCAGAGATGACGGATATGCCGTTACTTGCCCACGGCCACCTGTTGCCCCGGGGGTGTGGCGGTGGTTCGGTGCCATATTCATTTGATTTGTGTTCCAAATTGACCACGATAGATTCCCTTGTGGGCATGAAGGAAGAGCTGGAAGATGAAAGCCTGCGTTATTCGATTGCGTCCCGGCTCTCAGACAGGATGCCGCTGATCGTGGCGGGGGGGAGCATGCGCAAATTTTTAGCCTGCGCCAATTTTGGTGTCAAATCCTGGCTAACCGGTATTGGAAACTTTGTACCCATGATTGAAGAGAAATTCTGGGAAGCCTGGCAAAATAAAGACCATGAATCTTGCTTAGATATCATTGATAATACCGAAACCCCCTTTTTTAATATCGCGTTTGAATTGGGATGGCATCGTGCTATGCGGGCTGCTTTGGAGATCATGGGGTTGATGCCGGGTCATGAACGCGTTCCACTTAGTCGAATAGATGAGGAAGGCAAACAAAAACTTATGCTTGTAATGAAGGACCTTGGCTGGTTGTGATTCTGCTTCTTACGGTTTACGAATAAGCAAGAAATCAGATTTGTATATTTTAAATGAAACGCTTCTGAAAGAAGGTTGACTGTTAAATTGGAAGAAAAACCAGAAATAATAGCAATTATTCCGGCGCGTGGTGGTTCTAAGGGCTTGTATAAAAAAAACATTCGTCTTCTAAATGGCAAACCGCTTATTGCTTATACCATTGCTTCCGCGTTAAAATGTAAAAATATAACAAAAACGTTAGTAAGCACGGAAGACAATGAAATTGCTGAAATATCCAAAGCCTTTAATGCTGAGGTTCCGTTTTTACGACCCCGTGAATTGGCGATGGATAAGTCTTCGATTGGGTTGAGTATGGAATACACACTAAAGCGGTTGGAAGATGAATATAGTTATGTTCCTGATATTCTGGTTGAACTCTATCCGACTAGTCCATTTAGAACCGCCAGTATGATGAACAAACTGACAAATATTCTTTTGGATGGTGTAAGCTCCGTAAAAACAGTAGTCTCAGTACCGGCAGACTTGCAATACTACTATCAGAGTAATAAGAATAAATTGCGGCGGTTAAAATCGACAAATTGTTTTCCAGATGAGATAATGAATTCATACTTTTTTAGAATGATCAGTCTGTTTTATGGGCGGAGACTGCGTGGTGGAAAACAGGTGATGCATATGGAGACCATAGAAAATCCAATCATGAAACTTGATATTGACTATCTTTCGGATTTCGAGATAGCTGAAAAGATAATAGAAGATGATTTGTTTAACTTTGATGAATGATCCTTCCTGATTTAGCTTTTGGGAGCCCTTAAACGCGATATAACTTTTATTATAAAATATTTCTATATGGTTTAT is drawn from uncultured Desulfobacter sp. and contains these coding sequences:
- a CDS encoding dihydrodipicolinate synthase family protein, yielding MERYNYDELRRRISGPVYPVPPAFTSDGNLDLDAVGEYVKFLCREGANALMVTAGTSRLNLLSPEEIIALNRKVTEESKENILVIAGTPPYGSIQVALEIIDAAQQDNCDGALVYFPDRHYSDDSVFSYYLKISEMTDMPLLAHGHLLPRGCGGGSVPYSFDLCSKLTTIDSLVGMKEELEDESLRYSIASRLSDRMPLIVAGGSMRKFLACANFGVKSWLTGIGNFVPMIEEKFWEAWQNKDHESCLDIIDNTETPFFNIAFELGWHRAMRAALEIMGLMPGHERVPLSRIDEEGKQKLMLVMKDLGWL
- a CDS encoding acylneuraminate cytidylyltransferase family protein yields the protein MEEKPEIIAIIPARGGSKGLYKKNIRLLNGKPLIAYTIASALKCKNITKTLVSTEDNEIAEISKAFNAEVPFLRPRELAMDKSSIGLSMEYTLKRLEDEYSYVPDILVELYPTSPFRTASMMNKLTNILLDGVSSVKTVVSVPADLQYYYQSNKNKLRRLKSTNCFPDEIMNSYFFRMISLFYGRRLRGGKQVMHMETIENPIMKLDIDYLSDFEIAEKIIEDDLFNFDE